A section of the Sphaerodactylus townsendi isolate TG3544 linkage group LG11, MPM_Stown_v2.3, whole genome shotgun sequence genome encodes:
- the XIRP1 gene encoding xin actin-binding repeat-containing protein 1 isoform X1: MQTEFSHPRSLLILLITRKQTRMAEASENGKSTNVPRVDTGLPPASSRDSVVDPPPLTGSQDSNPLPLPPPKESFSKFYQQRQVNELKRLYRHMHPELRKNLEEAVTEDLAEMLSSDDPAGQASMNLDPVLPGEVQSMRWIFENWTLDSIGEHQGAKKLAEDEAIPSGDVKSRSTKFENQLLDVDTLTPSGNASKKEQTKGDVRTARWLFETQPLDSLNKMYLDETDMQEAVLKEPVQRGDVKGAAQLFETHSLDALGRCSSVEEQSILQLKSEIQELKGDVEKTIKLFQTEPLCAIRDKTGTIHEIKSVCREEIHSNAVRTARWLFETQPLDTINRDVSRVQVIRGISLEEVAKGNVSGAKWLFETQPLDAIRELTVEEADFKASPDLIQGADVTKQCLLFETQPLDTLKGEVSESITAKEEVVKGDVKSTLWLFETQPMESLKDTFEVGQLKKVELSKEEKGAVKERKHIFESCPLGSISKAPSEDFSAPNIQEVEKGDVKAFKSLFETLPLDSIRQASTEEEVNSGSVKANQLLFATTPLYTIKDCFGNFHKVTSVSREEEVTGGDVKNYKWMFETRPLDQFDDSVQKVDIIKGITKQELVAGDVKTAKWLFETQPMDIIHSQVNPAERNASGREVSQGGDVRTCRWLFETHAMDALHEKAEKKEDREEPVAQGDVKSYTWMFETQPLDSLRGHEEQYLQVSKTFSQDDLQGVDVKTVRHLFETEPLTDNASGGVSSKKIIRCSSCVEIQSGGVSRVKEFFEAKPLDSAGKSNTATKEIDIPAGENVKPGAVHKFTWLFENCPMDTLKSSLEGIQEIPPEKDIQSGDVGGKRFIFETYSLGQIHDKENEMQIEKIQEETLSKASVKSCTMLFETQPLYAIQDREGGYHEVTSVKKEEIMKSDVKGARWQFETKPLDQIKKDEEVFVIRAVTQEDFKKGDVQAARWRFETEPLSSIAEDKSPVVRTVDDVQRGDVQSNKQLFESEQLGQKRYVRMVSVSDVQQGDVRTSTWLFENQPIDSLKGEPESPSSLNTVQREDIRKGDVKRCTWLFETQPMDSLKDTEVSSSAEPSEVVPRANVKSTTWLFESTPLDKLSTSERLTETDWKERTIRDVLEVLFFHQVIQHGGILIEANDTENVKMAKYHCSSQGGPEVQKEEVMRGNLEMILFQLLHRTNVEAQGVLVREEEDRNIKISPVQLLDPRVAEKSLEDLRDDLAKALRGLLSQDASSKKGIVMQETEPGSVKITIYSVLHWVAQQEELVKGDVKSTIGNLLASSQEQKATATVRREDNERGNVHLYTACIEKGDLDYLKNLQRESEIESLVSSQAKEEPLKNTQEVLVPAQLQEEKVVKTTADVTLGGSSGAKQVLLCASKEGILEREAVHASDLDGTLHCLGQSPSTTIENVISGNVKLAKNGSSRSVREGKTLGDTKEGAAPDAAAAQKDEIDGAVCASILTTARPKSQDSGRDLQVAMQSLRLATAEAQSLQHHVQSKLQKTPEDICLVAKQPRAATPQQATAVQAAVYNEGRAASGQQPASRVTVVRVQEASKSHASVSQKSTAPHAKVSASEDIQGGQWPLVDCQDGPVVPSAHMGIKDGLYTAQPVKTYVNPFVESDYKQHSVPEEREQEAIIGGDVKTAIRALQSAAAEQRPVEKEDVVCGNLQATLKSLEKSNVNVSKGDFKAAMIYRNAGQPRPVCKKTNEAQVLREQASGSQAVNDFPPPPPAPTMRTVCPSTNLREAETLACSSTRPPYAPLPQAPAKSSDQKPSEKPQLLPKPEIISPPRKKPLPPPKPEFLLQEALSYPAGSHRSRSGKGVPTPFLSKSLSTGDQNTPVTSPANRAQASCGAHTQEQTARRQDSTDCPLPLLSAAKSSEEKAVEDIIKMPLQVAEEKHKSKSEEQKELEGVDPKPSSETIKHGLAGSERGDCNPTKDIQGFLESCQPEYTCPLPARQEGVLSLEDQVGPVNLEGQKKPYLSAKCHANILRKGAITTHASSSRIESTSTCEAHGSWDNQKTSPRTEEKTSKAPVLVPSSLQSRETLEGHQGFNGRESGDLSMNPVQPEKPAVVMREKACRETEEERRKRLSVHKEEIMTGNVKEAMEIFENLRRQEELHEILTRVKEFEEETSRVDVKTLKSFFEKVPEWVVHHKAHQTKKPKTEKTEQTKEVKEDSDSISSVELAFEDLERASAEIIHLKEQTLSRLLDIEEAIRKALYSISNLKSESDIAGLSGLLQESLGNSQSLAAGNNIRKVNVVSSKARQERGAQSSSWGVERTAEKMETPKAELEVPVIIHPRASSPSSPSYISIQSAARKPAESPKMVHSSTSNLTEAAMERDTFTRDIFSSLPHKSVRSDGYNWAPCEGEQEPVQMNKGAGLIKQQHLSSPELLQPQMNTNGDKERDLSPSLIKGGGLDYPSKTPLSALSPSNPRRQKSILELQTSPDGSKLYGATRTVTEQYEEVDEFGNKIITSSTTVTKQSETQTSTTCDMVSCPTRYEVTASPILRKYLNSPDGFPANSGHQETGVVFVTFGNSKPTKKE, translated from the exons ATGCAAACAG AATTTTCACATCCAAGGTCCCTTTTAATTCTCTTGATAACCAGGAAGCAAACAAG GATGGCCGAGGCTTCTGAGAACGGGAAGTCAACGAACGTCCCAAGGGTGGACACTGGTCTGCCACCAGCTTCTTCCCGGGATTCTGTTGTAGATCCGCCTCCACTTACTGGAAGCCAGGATTCGAACCCACTGCCTTTGCCGCCTCCTAAAGAATCTTTCTCCAAGTTCTACCAGCAGCGCCAAGTGAACGAGCTGAAGCGGCTCTACCGCCACATGCACCCTGAGCTACGGAAAAATCTGGAAGAGGCCGTGACGGAAGACCTGGCCGAGATGCTGAGCTCTGATGATCCCGCAGGACAAGCCTCAATGAACTTAGATCCGGTGCTGCCAGGAGAAGTTCAGTCCATGCGCTGGATCTTTGAGAACTGGACGTTGGACTCCATCGGAGAACATCAAGGTGCTAAGAAGCTCGCCGAGGATGAAGCCATCCCAAGCGGAGATGTGAAGAGTAGGTCCACAAAGTTTGAAAACCAGTTGCTTGATGTGGACACGCTGACCCCCTCGGGCAACGCATCGAAGAAAGAACAAACCAAAGGGGACGTGCGTACAGCTCGGTGGTTGTTCGAAACCCAGCCGCTGGACTCGTTGAACAAAATGTACTTGGATGAGACCGATATGCAAGAGGCCGTGCTCAAGGAACCCGTTCAAAGAGGGGACGTGAAAGGAGCCGCGCAGCTCTTCGAAACTCACTCGTTGGATGCTTTGGGCCGCTGTAGCTCAGTGGAGGAGCAGAGTATCCTGCAACTCAAGTCAGAAATCCAAGAGCTGAAAGGAGACGTGGAGAAAACCATCAAGCTGTTCCAAACAGAGCCGCTCTGCGCGATCAGGGATAAAACTGGAACCATCCATGAGATCAAATCCGTCTGCAGGGAAGAAATACACAGCAACGCGGTGAGGACCGCTCGGTGGCTGTTTGAAACCCAGCCCCTGGACACCATCAACAGGGACGTGTCCAGAGTGCAAGTCATACGAGGGATATCATTAGAGGAGGTCGCAAAAGGGAACGTAAGCGGGGCCAAGTGGCTGTTTGAAACTCAGCCCCTAGACGCCATACGAGAACTTACTGTAGAGGAGGCGGATTTCAAGGCTTCTCCAGATCTCATCCAAGGGGCCGACGTCACTAAACAGTGCCTGCTTTTTGAAACTCAGCCTCTTGACACACTCAAAGGGGAAGTCTCCGAGAGCATCACTGCCAAAGAAGAAGTCGTCAAAGGAGATGTAAAGTCAACTCTCTGGCTCTTCGAAACCCAACCAATGGAATCGCTAAAGGATACTTTTGAAGTCGGGCAATTGAAGAAAGTAGAGCTTtccaaggaggagaaaggagccgTGAAGGAAAGGAAGCACATTTTTGAGAGCTGTCCTTTAGGTAGCATCTCCAAGGCACCCTCGGAAGACTTCTCAGCCCCCAACATACAAGAGGTCGAGAAAGGCGATGTGAAAGCTTTCAAGAGCCTCTTTGAGACCCTCCCTTTGGACAGCATCCGGCAAGCTAGCACTGAAGAGGAGGTGAACAGTGGAAGCGTCAAAGCCAATCAGCTCCTGTTTGCAACAACACCCTTGTACACCATCAAGGATTGCTTTGGCAATTTCCACAAGGTCACTTCGGTGAGCAGAGAAGAGGAAGTGACAGGTGGAGACGTTAAGAACTACAAGTGGATGTTTGAAACCAGGCCTTTGGACCAGTTCGATGACAGCGTCCAGAAAGTAGATATCATCAAGGGGATCACTAAGCAGGAACTGGTGGCTGGGGACGTGAAGACGGCCAAGTGGCTTTTTGAAACCCAACCCATGGATATCATCCACAGCCAAGTCAACCCAGCAGAGCGAAATGCTTCCGGGAGAGAAGTTTCCCAAGGAGGGGATGTGAGGACCTGCAGATGGTTGTTCGAGACCCATGCGATGGATGCTCTGCAcgagaaggcagagaagaaggaagacaGAGAAGAACCCGTGGCACAAGGGGATGTTAAATCATACACCTGGATGTTTGAAACTCAGCCCCTGGACTCTCTGAGAGGCCACGAAGAGCAGTATTTGCAAGTCAGCAAAACCTTTTCCCAAGACGACTTACAAGGGGTAGACGTGAAAACCGTCAGACACCTATTTGAGACAGAACCCTTAACTGATAATGCTTCTGGTGGCGTCAGCTCAAAGAAAATAATCAGGTGCTCTAGCTGCGTGGAGATACAATCCGGAGGAGTGTCCCGGGTGAAGGAGTTTTTTGAAGCCAAGCCCTTGGATTCAGCTGGGAAATCAAACACAGCCACAAAAGAGATCGATATCCCAGCAGGTGAAAACGTCAAGCCAGGGGCAGTGCACAAGTTCACTTGGCTGTTTGAAAACTGTCCTATGGATACTCTGAAAAGCAGCCTGGAAGGCATTCAGGAGATACCTCCGGAAAAGGACATTCAGAGCGGAGATGTTGGAGGCAAGAGGTTCATTTTCGAAACCTACTCTCTAGGCCAGATCCACGACAAAGAGAATGAGATGCAGATCGAGAAAATCCAGGAAGAGACCCTGAGCAAAGCCAGCGTCAAGTCCTGTACCATGCTCTTTGAAACCCAACCGCTGTATGCCATCCAGGACAGAGAAGGAGGCTACCATGAAGTCACCTCCGTGAAGAAGGAAGAAATCATGAAAAGTGATGTGAAAGGTGCCAGGTGGCAATTTGAAACCAAGCCCTTGGATCAGATCAAGAAGGACGAAGAGGTGTTTGTGATCAGGGCAGTGACCCAAGAGGATTTTAAGAAGGGCGATGTCCAAGCTGCCCGGTGGAGGTTTGAAACGGAGCCTCTCAGTTCCATCGCCGAAGATAAGAGTCCAGTTGTGAGGACTGTTGACGATGTCCAAAGAGGAGACGTCCAATCCAATAAACAACTATTCGAGTCCGAGCAGTTAGGTCAAAAAAGGTACGTTCGGATGGTCAGCGTGAGTGATGTCCAGCAAGGAGATGTAAGGACGTCCACTTGGCTTTTTGAGAACCAGCCGATCGATTCCCTCAAAGGAGAACCTGAAAGCCCATCCAGCCTGAACACTGTTCAGAGAGAAGACATCCGTAAAGGAGACGTGAAACGCTGCACTTGGTTGTTTGAGACTCAGCCCATGGACAGTCTCAAAGACACCGAGGTTTCCTCCAGTGCCGAACCCTCAGAGGTGGTTCCCCGGGCCAACGTCAAAAGCACCACATGGTTGTTTGAAAGCACCCCGCTGGATAAACTCAGCACTTCGGAACGTCTCACAGAAACAGACTGGAAAGAGCGAACCATAAGAGACGTGCTGGAAGTTCTCTTCTTCCATCAAGTGATCCAACACGGTGGCATCCTTATTGAGGCCAATGATACTGAGAATGTCAAGATGGCCAAATACCACTGTAGCAGTCAAGGGGGCCCAGAGGTTCAAAAAGAGGAAGTTATGAGAGGCAACCTGGAAATGATCCTGTTCCAGCTTCTTCACAGGACCAATGTGGAGGCCCAAGGGGTGCTGGTGAGAGAAGAGGAGGACAGAAATATCAAAATCAGCCCAGTGCAGCTTCTAGATCCTCGCGTAGCAGAGAAAAGCTTAGAAGACTTGAGGGATGATCTGGCAAAAGCTCTCCGAGGCCTTCTGAGTCAAGACGCCTCTTCCAAAAAAGGGATAGTGATGCAGGAGACAGAGCCGGGATCAGTGAAAATCACCATCTATTCTGTTCTCCACTGGGTTGCCCAGCAAGAAGAACTTGTGAAGGGCGATGTGAAGTCCACCATCGGGAATCTGCTGGCTTCGTCCCAAGAGCAAAAGGCCACCGCGACTGTCAGACGAGAAGACAACGAGAGAGGCAACGTCCACTTGTACACTGCCTGCATCGAGAAGGGAGACCTAGATTACCTAAAGAACCTCCAGAGGGAGTCAGAGATAGAATCCCTGGTGTCCTCCCAAGCAAAGGAGGAACCGCTGAAAAATACGCAAGAAGTTTTAGTGCCTGCCCAGTTGCAGGAAGAAAAAGTAGTGAAAACAACAGCAGATGTGACATTAGGGGGTAGCAGTGGGGCTAAGCAAGTTTTATTGTGTGCTAGCAAAGAAGGCATCTTAGAAAGGGAGGCAGTCCATGCCAGTGATCTAGATGGTACGTTGCATTGTCTTGGGCAGTCCCCATCCACAACGATAGAAAATGTCATTTCAGGAAATGTGAAACTGGCCAAAAATGGTAGCAGTAGGTCAGTGAGAGAAGGGAAAACCCTGGGTGATACAAAGGAGGGAGCGGCCCCTGATGCAGCGGCTGCTCAGAAGGATGAGATAGACGGGGCTGTTTGCGCTTCCATCCTGACGACAGCCCGGCCCAAATCGCAGGATTCTGGGAGAGATCTCCAAGTTGCGATGCAAAGCCTCAGACTCGCCACCGCTGAGGCCCAAAGCCTCCAGCACCACGTCCAGAGCAAGCTGCAGAAGACCCCTGAGGATATTTGCCTTGTTGCTAAGCAACCCCGGGCAGCCACACCTCAGCAGGCAACGGCTGTGCAGGCAGCAGTCTACAACGAGGGCCGTGCAGCCAGCGGCCAGCAGCCAGCGAGCCGTGTCACCGTCGTCAGAGTGCAGGAGGCATCCAAGTCCCACGCCAGCGTGTCTCAGAAGAGCACGGCGCCACACGCAAAGGTCAGTGCATCTGAGGACATACAGGGAGGCCAGTGGCCACTGGTAGACTGTCAGGATGGCCCAGTTGTGCCTAGTGCACACATGGGCATTAAGGATGGCCTCTACACTGCCCAGCCAGTGAAAACCTATGTAAACCCATTTGTTGAGTCCGATTACAAACAGCACTCCGTTCCAGAAGAACGTGAGCAAGAGGCTATAATCGGAGGGGACGTAAAGACGGCTATCAGAGCCCTGCAGAGTGCCGCGGCAGAACAGAGGCCGGTAGAAAAAGAGGACGTTGTCTGTGGCAACTTACAGGCCACGCTTAAGTCCCTGGAAAAGTCTAACGTTAATGTCTCCAAAGGAGATTTTAAAGCAGCCATGATTTACAGGAATGCAGGGCAGCCGCGTCCCGTTTGTAAAAAGACAAATGAGGCTCAGGTTCTTAGGGAGCAGGCTTCGGGCTCGCAAGCTGTTAAtgactttcctcctcctcctccagctccaACAATGAGGACCGTGTGCCCTTCGACCAATCTGAGGGAAGCTGAGACTCTGGCCTGTTCCTCAACCAGGCCACCGTATGCGCCTCTCCCTCAGGCCCCTGCCAAATCAAGTGACCAGAAGCCCTCAGAGAAACCGCAACTTCTTCCCAAACCAGAGATTATCTCCCCACCAAGGAAGAAACCTCTTCCACCTCCGAAGCCAGAGTTCCTTTTGCAAGAAGCGCTTTCCTACCCTGCCGGCAGCCACAGAAGCCGATCAGGAAAGGGGGTTcccactcctttcctttccaaatcTTTGAGCACGGGCGACCAGAACACGCCAGTCACCTCACCCGCAAACCGAGCGCAGGCTTCTTGTGGGGCCCACACACAAGAGCAAACTGCACGCAGACAAGATTCAACGGACTGTCCTCTGCCTCTGTTATCTGCAGCAAAGAGTTCTGAGGAAAAAGCAGTAGAAGATATTATCAAGATGCCTCTACAAGTAGCAGAAGAAAAGCATAAGTCAAAAAGCGAAGAACAGAAGGAGCTGGAGGGAGTTGACCCTAAACCTTCTTCAGAGACAATTAAACATGGATTGGCTGGCAGTGAGAGAGGGGACTGTAATCCAACTAAAGACATTCAAGGATTCCTGGAGTCCTGCCAGCCAGAATATACATGTCCGTTACCAGCACGGCAAGAGGGTGTCTTGTCTCTTGAAGACCAAGTAGGCCCGGTCAACTTGGAAGGGCAGAAGAAGCCATATCTTTCTGCCAAGTGCCATGCCAATATTCTGAGGAAGGGAGCTATCACAACACATGCCTCGTCCTCCAGGATAGAAAGTACATCTACGTGTGAAGCTCATGGATCATGGGATAATCAGAAAACTAGCCCAAGGACAGAAGAAAAGACTTCCAAAGCTCCTGTTTTAGTTCCTTCGTCTCTACAGTCAAGGGAGACCTTGGAAGGGCATCAGGGTTTCAACGGCAGGGAGTCAGGAGATCTGTCAATGAACCCAGTGCAACCGGAAAAGCCAGCGGTGGTCATGCGGGAAAAAGCCTGCCGAGAAACGGAAGAGGAACGTCGCAAGAGGCTGTCGGTCCACAAGGAGGAGATCATGACGGGCAACGTCAAAGAGGCCATGGAAATATTTGAAAACCTGCGGAGGCAGGAAGAGCTTCATGAAATCTTAACTCGTGTGAAGGAATTCGAGGAGGAGACCTCTAGGGTGGACGTGAAGACCTTGAAAAGCTTTTTTGAGAAGGTCCCCGAGTGGGTGGTGCACCATAAGGCTCACCAAACCAAGAAGCCCAAGACGGAGAAGACGGAGCAGACAAAGGAAGTGAAGGAAGACTCTGACAGcatttcctctgtggagctgGCCTTCGAAGATCTGGAGAGGGCAAGCGCCGAGATCATCCACTTGAAGGAGCAGACGCTGAGCAGGCTCCTGGATATCGAAGAGGCCATCCGGAAAGCCCTGTACTCCATTTCTAACCTCAAGTCTGAATCGGACATCGCTGGCCTATCGGGGTTGCTCCAGGAGTCTCTTGGGAATTCACAAAGCCTGGCGGCGGGCAACAACATCCGGAAGGTCAACGTTGTCTCCAGCAAAGCCAGGCAAGAGAGAGGGGCCCAGAGCTCATCCTGGGGGGTCGAAAGGACGGCAGAAAAGATGGAGACGCCCAAGGCAGAGCTGGAGGTCCCTGTTATCATTCACCCCCGAGCGAGTTCTCCTTCTTCGCCATCCTACATCTCCATTCAGTCTGCTGCAAGGAAGCCCGCAGAGTCACCAAAGATGGTGCACTCCTCTACGTCGAATTTAACCGAGGCGGCCATGGAAAGGGACACGTTCACTCGAGATATTTTTAGCTCGCTACCCCACAAGTCCGTGAGGTCTGATGGATACAACTGGGCTCCTTGTGAAGGGGAGCAAGAGCCAGTCCAGATGAATAAAGGAGCGGGTTTGATTAAACAGCAGCACCTCAGCAGTCCTGAACTTCTCCAGCCTCAGATGAACACCAACGGTGACAAAGAACGGGACTTGTCTCCAAGCTTGATCAAAGGAGGCGGACTTGACTACCCTTCCAAAACTCCCCTGAGTGCTTTAAGCCCGTCCAATCCACGGAGGCAGAAAAGCATACTAGAACTTCAGACGAGTCCCGATGGATCCAAGCTCTACGGGGCCACCAGAACGGTCACTGAGCAGTATGAGGAGGTAGATGAGTTTGGAAACAAAATCATCACTTCATCCACCACCGTCACCAAACAATCGGAGACTCAGACCTCCACCACGTGTGACATGGTCTCCTGCCCCACCAGGTACGAAGTGACCGCCTCTCCGATCCTTCGCAAATACCTCAACAGCCCCGACGGCTTCCCTGCAAACAGCGGCCATCAGGAAACGGGAGTGGTCTTCGTTACTTTTGGCAATTCCAAACCCACTAAGAAAGAGTGA